Proteins co-encoded in one Coregonus clupeaformis isolate EN_2021a chromosome 17, ASM2061545v1, whole genome shotgun sequence genomic window:
- the LOC121586488 gene encoding ATPase family AAA domain-containing protein 2-like — protein sequence MVIIRRISDAVQSTHQQSSQPDDDSQSPQTSPRKSARLTKGYVGEKDRHIILLEELNGQTPENGRPVRKITRKSPRFQVNGASEDDQTEGSPRPGGSQGVVRRSTRTTRYQQTMIYDCLITNTAEAVLHKMDDMKKMRRRSKQARIYSKAQRKKTTDRPTVKEYSDDDGEEVDDDEDDEDEDDEYDDEDNSKPYEPRQKKAVVRYQAPLDGSRKQPPMFFDRQASSIRGSYRISASVPRSAHTTSRRSGRIGSIGRRRHAWHTREASSSDEDDSSDEEDAEQEAKNRCLPLNLRKEDILGILKDRMKIGASLADVDPMAIDQSVRFDSVGGLTSHISALKEMVVFPLLYPEVFDKFKIQPPRGCLFYGPPGTGKTLVARALANECSQGERKVAFFMRKGADCLSKWVGESERQLRLLFDQAYQMRPAIIFFDEIDGLAPVRSSRQDQIHSSIVSTLLALMDGLDSRGEVVVIGATNRLDSIDPALRRPGRFDREFLFGLPDRESRKDILTIHTRQWNPTPSDPFLEELADKCVGYCGADMKAVCAEAALCALRRRYPQIYGTSQKLLLDVGSININSWDFVAAIRKMVPASQRAVSSPAKALTPVVTPLLGPTLTNVLDALQKLFPHAEQGLKRKRDTDLTASVLEDDLLYSGDEGPSSNNSITKQTTTKGSFLHFARSATCHPTTYRPRLLLAGRPGAGQSSHLAPAVLHALEKFTVYTLDMAVLFGVSCTSPEEACAQVFCEAKRTSPSILYIPHIQQWWDTVGLALKATFLSLLQDIPSFSPIMLLATSNVAHHDLADEIQTLFRLEYGEVHCIQIPTQQERRKFFENLILSQAAKAPASKKKALMHAMEVLPLAPPPLPRQMSERERLRLEEQEEDTLRELRLFLRNVTERLSQDKRFKAFTKPVDIEEVPDYIKVIRHPMDLSTVLSKVDLHKYVTVREFVNDVDLIWKNALEYNPDSDPSDRQIRHRACALKDTTHAIIRDELDEDFNRICEQIRESRNKRGCTSSKFAPSYYKTLPREEGFAETKRPCGNTGKDASTPFTANTPRPAQRRVTRATRTLVQQQQLIDVDKALEILTQKTPQLVVDHEKLKELLKRVVSKTEGYEVHQLEKLYALLCQSIYRYRKNFDKTELVQEMKREIDNFS from the exons ATGGTGATAATACGTAGAATTTCGGACGCAGTCCAATCAACACACCAACAGTCTTCACAACCAGACGACGACTCTCAATCCCCGCAGACTTCACCGAGAAAGTCCGCACGCTTGACTAAA GGATATGTTGGTGAGAAGGATCGGCATATTATCCTCTTGGAAGAGCTAAATGGACAAACACCAGAGAATGGGAGACCTGTCAGAAAGATAACAAG GAAATCGCCCAGGTTTCAGGTCAATGGGGCCAGTGAAGATGACCAAACTG AGGGGTCCCCTAGACCAGGAGGATCCCAGGGGGTTGTGAGACGCAGCACCAGAACCACCAGATACCAACAGACCATGATCTACGACTGCCTCATCACTAA CACTGCTGAGGCAGTCCTCCACAAGATGGATGACATGAAGAAGATGCGCCGCCGCTCAAAACAAGCA cGGATCTATTCTAAAGCCCAGCGAAAGAAGACTACTGATCGTCCAACCGTAAAAG AGTACTCTGATGATGATGGAGAGGAGGTTGACGATGATGAGGACGACGAAGATGAGGACGATGAATACGACGATGAGGACAACAGCAAGCCCTATGAACCTCGACAGAAAAAAGCAGTGGTTCGCTACCAGGCCCCCCTGGATG GATCAAGGAAACAGCCGCCCATGTTTTTCGACCGTCAGGCATCTTCCATTAGAGGGAGCTACCGCATCAGTGCCTCAGTGCCCAGGAGTGCCCACACCACCAGCCGAAGGAGTGGCAG GATTGGATCCATAGGCAG GAGAAGGCATGCTTGGCACACCCGAGAAGCCAGCTCCTCTGATGAGGACGACTCCTCTGATGAGGAAGATGCAGAGCAAGAAGCCAAGAACAG GTGTCTGCCTCTGAATTTGCGCAAAGAGGACATTTTGGGAATCCTTAAGGACAGAATGAAAATCGGTGCGAGCCTCGCGGATGTCGACCCCATGGCGATTGACCAGTCG GTACGCTTTGACAGCGTCGGCGGTCTGACAAGCCACATCTCCGCCCTGAAGGAGATGGTCGTCTTCCCTCTGCTCTACCCAGAGGTGTTTGACAAGTTCAAGATCCAGCCCCCAAG GGGCTGCCTGTTCTATGGACCCCCGGGTACGGGGAAGACCCTGGTGGCCAGAGCGCTGGCCAACGAGTGCAGCCAGGGGGAGAGGAAGGTGGCCTTCTTCATGAGGAAGGGGGCCGACTGCTTGAGCAAGTGGGTGGGCGAGTCGGAACGCCAGCTAAGGCTGCTCTTTGACCAG GCCTACCAGATGCGGCCAGCCATTATCTTCTTTGATGAAATTGATGGGTTGGCTCCGGTTCGCTCCAGTCGCCAAGACCAGATACACAG TTCCATCGTGTCCACCCTGCTGGCCCTGATGGATGGCCTGGATAGCCGAGGAGAGGTGGTGGTGATTGGAGCTACCAACCGACTGGACTCCATCGACCCCGCCCTTAGACGCCCCGGACGCTTCGACAGGGAGTTCCTCTTTGGCCTCCCTGATCGCGAG TCCCGGAAAGATATCCTAACGATTCACACCAGACAGTGGAATCCTACACCGTCCGATCCTTTCCTGGAAGAGTTGGCTGATAAATGTGTTG GTTACTGCGGCGCCGACATGAAGGCGGTGTGCGCCGAGGCGGCCCTCTGCGCGCTGCGCCGTCGCTACCCCCAGATCTACGGCACGTCCCAGAAGCTCCTGCTGGACGTGGGCTCCATCAACATCAACAGCTGGGACTTTGTGGCCGCCATAAGGAAGATGGTACCAGCCTCCCAGAGGGCCGTGTCGTCCCCTGCCAAGGCCCTGACCCCCGTGGTCACGCCCCTGCTGGGGCCCACACTCACCAACGTGCTGGACGCGCTGCAGAAGCTCTTCCCCCACGCCGAACAGGGCCTCAAGAGGAAGAGGGACACAG ATCTGACAGCCAGCGTTCTGGAGGATGACCTCTTGTACAGTGGGGATGAGGGCCCCTCGTCCAATAATTCCATCACCAAACAGACCACCACCAAAGGGAGCTTCCTCCATTTTGCCAG GAGTGCGACCTGCCACCCCACCACCTACCGGCCCAGGCTGCTGCTGGCTGGGCGTCCCGGGGCGGGTCAGAGCTCCCACCTGGCCCCCGCCGTGCTCCACGCCCTGGAGAAGTTCACCGTCTACACCCTGGACATGGCCGTGCTGTTTGGAGTCAGCTGCACCTCCCCCGAGGAGGCCTGTGCTCAG GTGTTCTGCGAGGCCAAGCGGACCTCCCCAAGCATCCTGTACATCCCCCACATTCAGCAGTGGTGGGACACGGTGGGCCTGGCCCTCAAGGCCACCTTCCTCAGCCTGCTGCAGGAcatcccctccttctcccccatcATGCTGCTGGCCACCAGCAACGTGGCTCACCACGACCTGGCCGACGAG ATCCAGACTCTGTTCCGGTTGGAGTACGGAGAGGTGCACTGTATCCAAATTCCCACCCAGCAGGAGAGAAGGAAGTTCTTTGAGAATCTCATCCTTAGCCAGGCTGCCAAGGCACCCGCCTCCAAGAAGAAAGCCT TGATGCATGCCATGGAGGTGCTCCCCCttgcccctcctcctctccccaggcAGATGAGTGAGAGGGAGCGTTTGCGTTTGGAGGAACAGGAGGAAGACACACTCAGGGAGCTGAGGTTGTTCCTGCGCAACGTCACCGAGCGCCTCTCCCAGGACAAGCGCTTCAAGGCCTTTACTAAGCCTGTGGACATCGAAGAG GTTCCTGACTATATTAAGGTGATCAGGCATCCCATGGACCTCTCCACTGTACTGTCCAAGGTCGACCTCCACAAGTACGTGACCGTCAGGGAGTTTGTCAACGACGTGGACCTGATCTGGAAGAACGCCCTGGAGTACAACCCTGACAGTGACCCATCTG ATCGTCAGATTCGTCACCGGGCTTGTGCCCTGAAGGACACGACCCACGCCATCATCCGCGACGAACTGGACGAGGACTTTAACAGGATCTGTGAGCAGATCAGAGAGTCACGCAACAAGAGAG GGTGCACGTCATCAAAGTTCGCCCCCTCCTACTACAAGACCTTGCCCAGAGAGGAAGGGTTTGCAGAAACCAAGAGGCCATGCGGTAACACTGGCAAAGACGCTAGTACCCCGTTCACTGCCAACACCCCACGGCCCGCAC AGAGGCGTGTGACCCGTGCCACCAGGACTCTGGTACAGCAGCAGCAGTTGATCGATGTGGACAAGGCCCTGGAGATCCTGACCCAGAAGACCCCTCAGCTGGTCGTGGACCACGAGAAACTCAAG GAATTGCTCAAAAGAGTTGTGTCCAAGACTGAGGGCTATGAGGTGCATCAGCTGGAGAAGCTCTATGCGCTGTTGTGTCAGAGCATCTACAGATACCGCAAAAACTTTGATAAGACCGAGCTCGTACAG GAAATGAAGAGAGAAATCGACAACTTTTCCTAA
- the LOC121586489 gene encoding zinc fingers and homeoboxes protein 1: protein MASRRKSTTPCMVPPVQMVDSDPDMEVATEGDREAEEGAANCPVENSTESNPGEDDTQAIDHFIKTMDSSTAEGGYECKYCSFQTSQLNMFTLHVDTEHPNIVLNSSYVCVECDFHTKRYDALLEHNARYHPGEDNFTRTMVKRNNQTIFEQRVNDLTFDGSFVKVEEDEDTSCKGIALSKTPIMKIKSRAEAKKFTGSHKMADYSVIKVESDGEEEMEEVVPSPVTPTVVAVSTPLTIQPIQQSIMVNSPNVLQIKTSNSATMLPPGTLAQVLSALQNQQTSQTQLLIPVSSIPTYNGAMDNNVLLVSAYNRFPYPSVSEIMGLAAQTKFTEEQIKVWFSAQRLKHGVSWTPEEVEEARRKKFNGSVQAVPQTITVIPANFATATNGLQSIFQTCQIVGQPGMVLTQVGGGNAVPVASPITLAVAGVPNPRTSVSKVPEPSTSETASPLSPDSLGARPKKSKEQLAELKASYLRRQFATEAEISRLMKVTNLTKRAIKKWFSDTRYNQRNSKDHHGVALNEISVSVNSNDGSSSTAIVIDSSDEASESSPTTQGPIYDPRIKFRHAFPDFTPQKFKEKTPEQLLLLEASYQKSDTPSDEELSRLRMETKLTRREVVAWFSERRKMPVDSDGTEEPESEWIKAPFSGQEAQTPSGRKIMKKTPEQLHVLKSTFVRTQWPSAEEYDKMAEESGLPRTYIVNWFGDTRYACKNSNLKWYYLYQSGKVNEAMNGGEFKKKPRKRFRGWSRRTRRPYPCKQTTPAIKVKTGKEILKEHYLKHKVLNEKDLDELVAKSSMSYEQVRDWFAEISRREEKGLDPFSEGKEETHGDSEAEMEVKEQGDDVTDEENHDNNKDDENNNDGGENNDNETTEEPQCIKQSQPESEDQ, encoded by the coding sequence ATGGCGAGCAGAAGAAAATCAACAACGCCTTGCATGGTCCCTCCTGTTCAAATGGTGGATTCGGACCCTGACATGGAGGTCgctacagagggagacagagaggctgaggAGGGGGCAGCTAACTGTCCTGTGGAAAACTCAACTGAAAGCAACCCGGGTGAGGATGACACACAGGCCATCGACCACTTCATTAAAACTATGGACTCGAGTACGGCAGAAGGAGGTTATGAGTGCAAGTACTGCAGCTTTCAGACCTCACAGCTCAATATGTTTACCTTGCATGTGGACACTGAGCACCCAAATATAGTTCTAAACTCATCTTATGTGTGTGTTGAATGTGACTTTCACACCAAGAGGTATGATGCATTGTTGGAGCATAATGCACGCTACCACCCTGGAGAAGACAATTTCACCAGGACTATGGTGAAGCGCAACAATCAAACCATCTTTGAGCAAAGAGTCAATGACTTGACCTTTGATGGCAGTTTTGTTAAGGTTGAGGAGGATGAGGACACATCCTGTAAGGGTATTGCCCTAAGCAAAACACCAATCATGAAGATCAAGAGTAGGGCGGAGGCAAAGAAGTTTACAGGGTCACACAAAATGGCAGATTACAGTGTCATTAAAGTGGAGAGTGAtggggaggaagagatggaggaggtggTCCCCTCTCCTGTCACCCCCACTGTAGTGGCTGTGTCAACCCCTCTGACCATTCAACCTATTCAGCAAAGCATAATGGTCAACAGCCCAAACGTGCTCCAAATAAAGACCAGTAACTCCGCCACAATGCTCCCTCCAGGGACATTGGCTCAAGTTCTGTCTGCCTTGCAGAATCAGCAGACCTCCCAGACACAGCTCCTCATCCCAGTCAGCAGTATCCCCACATACAATGGGGCCATGGACAATAATGTCCTGCTGGTCAGCGCCTACAACAGGTTCCCTTACCCATCTGTGTCTGAGATCATGGGTCTAGCAGCCCAAACCAAGTTCACAGAGGAGCAGATAAAGGTGTGGTTCTCTGCTCAGCGGCTGAAGCACGGTGTGAGCTGGACCccagaggaagtggaggaggccaGGAGGAAGAAGTTCAACGGCTCAGTGCAGGCGGTGCCACAGACCATCACTGTCATCCCAGCTAATTTTGCAACAGCAACCAATGGCTTGCAGTCCATCTTTCAGACTTGTCAGATTGTAGGGCAACCAGGGATGGTTTTGACTCAGGTAGGGGGTGGCAACGCTGTCCCTGTGGCCTCACCCATCACGTTAGCTGTAGCTGGGGTCCCCAACCCCAGAACCAGTGTCAGTAAGGTGCCAGAACCCTCCACCTCTGAGACTGCTTCTCCACTCAGTCCCGATTCCCTGGGAGCGCGACCCAAAAAATCCAAGGAGCAACTAGCAGAGCTGAAGGCCAGTTACCTGAGGAGACAGTTTGCCACTGAGGCAGAAATCTCTCGGCTGATGAAGGTCACTAACCTCACCAAAAGagcaataaagaagtggttcagCGATACACGCTACAACCAACGCAACTCAAAGGACCATCACGGCGTTGCCTTAAATGAAATTTCAGTCAGTGTCAACAGTAACGatggcagcagcagcacagccaTTGTGATCGACTCCAGCGACGAAGCCAGTGAATCTTCTCCGACAACCCAAGGGCCCATTTATGATCCACGAATCAAGTTCCGCCATGCCTTTCCTGACTTCACACCTCAGAAGTTCAAGGAAAAGACTCCGGAGCAGCTTCTGCTTTTGGAGGCCAGCTACCAGAAGTCTGACACACCTAGCGATGAGGAGCTAAGTAGGCTTAGGATGGAGACTAAACTGACTAGGCGAGAGGTGGTCGCCTGGTTCTCTGAGAGGAGAAAAATGCCAGTGGACTCTGATGGCACAGAGGAGCCGGAGAGTGAATGGATCAAAGCGCCTTTCTCTGGGCAAGAGGCTCAGACACCCAGCGGCCGAAAGATAATGAAGAAAACCCCAGAGCAGCTCCACGTCCTGAAAAGCACCTTTGTTCGTACCCAGTGGCCCTCTGCTGAAGAGTACGACAAGATGGCAGAGGAGAGCGGGTTACCCAGAACCTACATTGTTAACTGGTTTGGAGACACCCGGTATGCCTGTAAGAACAGCAACCTGAAGTGGTACTACTTGTACCAGAGTGGAAAAGTTAACGAGGCAATGAACGGAGGTGAATTTAAGAAGAAGCCACGGAAACGCTTTCGAGGTTGGTCCAGGAGGACGAGGCGGCCATACCCCTGCAAACAAACAACCCCTGCCATCAAAGTCAAGACGGGTAAAGAGATTTTAAAGGAGCACTACCTCAAGCATAAGGTCTTAAATGAGAAAGATTTGGATGAACTGGTGGCCAAGTCCAGTATGAGCTATGAGCAGGTGCGGGACTGGTTTGCGGAGATCAGCAGGAGGGAAGAGAAGGGCCTTGACCCTTTCAGTGAAGGTAAAGAGGAGACACACGGTGACAGTGAGGCAGAGATGGAAGTGAAAGAACAAGGGGATGATGTCACTGATGAAGAAAACCATGACAACAACAAAGATGATGAAAATAACAATGATGGAGGTGAAAATAATGACAATGAAACCACGGAAGAGCCTCAATGTATCAAGCAATCACAACCAGAATCAGAGGATCAGTGA